The genomic stretch TATTGATCAGTGAGTCAAAAAAGACCTGGTATGAAGCTCAGACCTTCTGCAGAGAAAAATACACCGATCTGGTCAGCGTGAGAAACCCTTTGGAGAATGAAGAGATCAGGACAGTTAGTAAAAAGAATCCCAGCACCTGTACACAAAACTCAAATAATATTGATTATGTTTGGATTGGTCTCTTTAATGACTCCTGGAAGTGGTCAGATCAGAGTAAATCCTCATTCAGATACTGGAGCTCTGACAAACCCAGAGATGATTTGAAATGTGCAGCAGTGAGTGGGTCTGAGCAACACTACTGGACTAATGTGAGCTGCACAGAAGAACACCCATTCaccttcatttcattttttagtCATCTCAGTGTTTATATAGTCTGTCCCtgataaataacattttaacatatttccAGATAAACTGATCCTGATGAACAAAAGTCTGACCTGGAAAGAAGCTCTGAGATACTGCAGGAATCATCATCATGACCTGGTCTCGGTGGACTCTGAAGAGATGCAGCTCTGGGTGAAGGAAGTTGCTCGGAACGCCTCCACCGAACACGTGTGGCTCGGCCTGCGTCACACCTGCGCTCTGGGCTTCTGGTACTGGGTGACTGGAGAGATGATCTGCTACCAGGACTGGGCTCCGGGGAACGGGACAGGAACAGAAGACTGCAGCAATGAAGAGAGAACCGGAGCAGTGCAGTCTGGAGGAACGAAGCAGCAGTGGGTCAGTCTGCCTCAGAGCAACACACTCAACTTCATCTGCTCCACCTATGAAGGTTAgtcagtgtggtggtgttcTGTAGTTATTACACCAATACATTTACTCTACATttcatctatatatatatatatatatatatatatatatatatatatatatatatatatatatataacacactgTTGAACTTATTGAAGAACATCCATGGAACTCCACAGTAGCtaatacacattttgtttttttcccattatgattttattataattaataatcaagAACTTTAAGCATAATGTTACTCTTACAGGTTAAACCCATTATGATGTTATctgtaataatataaattttttttttttatgggaatCAGGGTAAAAATATTTACTTGTATCtgtgtgtttggtgattatttgtttatatatttacacatatatattgCAAGATTTTCAATGTGTAAGCAGTTTCttagtatttcagctgaaattATTATCTATGAGCATAAATACAGGAGGTTTATAACAACCAAATACATTCAAGGAATATtagcaattttatttaatacatgttttggatgatttgtttttcataatatattaattatcaggggttgttcttttttaaagctgccagattattttttttattattattatgattattgactaataatagtaatagttatTGTTACTAATTTCTGGaataaaatgaattcatttctcccaaacaaataaaagttttcTGTTCATGGTTTTATTGTTTGGTTTTAGATTTTCTATTATTTAGAAATACCTGTGTAACTGtatgtatactgtacatatgctttaTTAGGGTTGGAGGTTATGGAAATAATAATAGCATCATTGTAAAATTTTGATGAATAAAGTTTAGCAAGTAAAAGTAATTCGTAATCCCTAAATTGAGAAAACCGATCAAACATTTTTAAGTTCCAGAAGCATCCAGATACACAGTGAAAGCTCCTATTTACTACCTGGATCCCCATCAGCACAGTTTAAAACCCCAATCCAGTCTCTGAGCTACACTtcaaagcttaaaaaaaaaatcctaatccCAAATCACTTAAACAGAAACCAGTCCAAAATTTTCCACATACCATAAATCCCTAATTTTTAATAACTACAATTCATAACTGTTGCCTTCTAAGTTCTGAGGAGCCTAATGACAACCAGATGATATGCACCCGAGACCTTGTGTTCAAAtgaaacacctttttttttttttaagcacgtTTGAAACGCAGCAGGAGCCTGATTACATCTGACACCGCAAAGTGGGTAAGTCTGTGGGACGGAATGAAATCTTCACAGCTGTTCAGTCACGCTGCCACAGAGAGACGATGATGGCTAAATTAAAAACCAGTGACAGTCCAGAACCGATATAATAGTATAGTTAGCATGGAATTGTCTGAAATTGGATAGTATTgactaattaataaataaaatcaattagcACCGTCCTAGCTAGCATTTGACTTGAGCTAAATCGCTGGCTTTCCTCAATATGTTATGTATATgtcaaagctaaaaaaaaattaacttggACAATGGTTCCAtcaattttatataatacagaattaattctttcttttccctGCTGCTTTGTGCTTGAGTTAAGGTTAAACATGACATTGTGAGTCCAAAGAAACCGAGACTGCACTCAAGCTTGAATGCCTCAGGTGCTTCGTAACTTACGTTGGGATGCGAGAGGATATCCCAAGTGCTTTCCTTCCTCTCAATTTTATGGAACTCTCAGCCACATTACAAACCTCAGAGCATGACCTGGCTCATCCGTGCACTATTAAGGCCTCCGTGACCAAGTGTCCTTCAAGCGAACGAGACTCTGTGACTGAGACTAAAGCCACTTCTCGGCTCTCGGGTGAAATTGTGTTTTCGGCTCGTTTGAGCGCGTTGCCTCGGGCGAGTGTTTGCCTCGGCGTAATTTATGAGCCTCTTCACGTTGTTTCCCGCCGTGGATTTTTAATATGGTTCAATGTCGGAGAGTTTTAAACTAATAAATCAGAAAGGAGAGGAACCATGCTTTGAACagctggagttttttttatttactttttaaacaaaattctaTGTTTGCACATTAATATATCGGAATAATTTTTAGTGCCTACTGCAAAATGAGTATTATTTCCCCACTGGGGTCTACTGGATATTGATGTGGGCTTTAGATTGCAATGTCATTTGAATGGAAACCTTCAGATGTAcgttaaatgcaacctgtgcaACCTCCCTAAACGTTTGCTATTGGGAACAACTTgctatacattcatttatttaaaacaagtgGAAAAGGCTGCGAAGCGCATCTCGGATTACCCCGCTCCTCCCGGTACTGCTATCTGTGTTCTCGCATTGTGGATTGTCTATTGTCTGCCTTTTCTCTGCCTCTGTAAATAAACCTCTGTTTGCTGTTTCGTCGGCTTCCCTTCCACGCataacagaataacggaccccCGAAAGGGAATATAaggacaaaaagagaaaaaaaaaaaaaagaaaaaaaaaaggacacgaTCGGATTACCGCCGTGGTCCCGGCGTGATTTGCACTTTGGCAAAAGGATTCAATTTGCCGCAATGAAGCAGCCGCCAAGCTCCGCCTCTGGGAAAACCCAGAAATCCGCAGCGCCATGCCCCTATGTCGACGTCATGGATTTCTCGACTCGCTTCTCCAGCAACAGAGCTGAATGGGGTGGATTTTTGCGGAGCGTGGAGCGGTAAGTGGAGTCAAATCCGTCCAGCTTTCCGACGGATCGCAAGGATCGCATTTCACATTTCTCTACTGACGGGGGAAACCCTCATTCTCACCAGAGAGTTGTGGAACGCGACTGGAGGGGAGTTCGGCTCATGCGCCCGGTTCCTCCAGCTTCTTACCAGGGAACTCGGGATGATTACGgctgatctccatctcctctcccccACTTCCGAGAGCGCCGTTCTGCACCAGAGTTTCCAGGAGATCTCTGCCCTGCTTCAGGCCCTCCAGGAAAGCTCCACTCCGCCTCAGGTTCTCCAAGGGATCTCCACTGTGCTCCAGGCCATCCAGGATGGCGTCGTCCCACTacaggacctccaggagctctccTCCCTGCTCCAGAACCTCCGGGATGGCTCCGCCCGCTCCATGGCCTCAAGGAGATCTCCGCCCCGCTCCAGGACCTCAAGaagagctcagctccgctccaggtcctccaggagagctcagcttcacaccaggtcctccaggagagctcagctccgctccCCGAAAGCTCCTCTCAGTTCCAGAGCGGCCCCAAGAGCTCTGTTCcactccagagagtccccgagagctaaAGGGAAGACGAACCGCTGCCCCCGGGCTCCACtaaaggcgacggctcgccccacagtcccTCAGAAGGCAAAGTCACACCTCCGAGTCCCTCTCTGGGTGATGCCACGTCTCAGAGCTCCTCTCCAGGCAAAGTCAGGTCACAGAGCTCCACTCCGGGCGACGTCTCactcccgagctcctcccacggtgacgtctcgctcccgagctcctcccacggtGATGTcacgctcccgagctcctcccacaGTGACGTCTCGCACCCAAGCTTCTCCCACGGCGAGGTCttgctcccgagctcctccctCGTCTATCCATTCCAGGTCACCGGGGTGGTCGCCGCGCCAGTTCGGGTTTTCATGGTGGAAAGGGCTCCGTTCTGAGCCTTCGTGGGGGAGGTCGATCCGTTCCTGGTTTCCGTGGTAGCCGTCTCTCAGCTCCGGACCACCGCCGGAGGGCGTCTCTCTGCCTCTGCTCTCCTCCGTGGATGGCACTCGTCCACGCTTTCCCAAGTGCTCTGATGGATAATCTATTGTCTGCCTTTTGTTTGCCGCTGAAATAAACCTCTGTTTGCTGTTACGTCGGCTTCCGCCTCCCTTCCACGCATAACAGCTACATTGTTAGCGTTATTGTGTTGCGTGATCTTGTGCTAATGTAAGTTTCATGCAGCACCACGACATGGATGTTATTCCCTTAATTTaggcattttctttttgtaatcaTCGTCCTTATCGATCCCAAGACTGAACTCTAGGAGAAATTGATTTCAAATGCACTTTTAATAGTGCATGAAAAAGACTATTCTACTGTTTTATAATTCTTTTCTAAGAGAGTCAGAGATTCATGTAAGACCTGAGACAGAGCTTGACTTGGGTTTTTTCTGGGgggggagaaaagaaaaaaaaaagtctcctgGGCATTTGCATTTCCTCTGAACAAAAATCCTTCTGAAGCCTGAGAAGAAAGTAAATGTGATTGACAATCTTTCTCATCCTTGCTCAATCATACAAAGGTATTGATTCGGTTGCTCAGGCCTCAGCAAAGGGAATTAAATACAGTAACTCATCAAAGTTGACTGTGACTATGTGAAAACTCTCAATCCCCGCTCGGAAAGTCCTTCCTTCAGCCTAGAGGTCATCAGACTTGCATTTTTAATCCACCATTAACATAAAGCCATAAATCATTTCTGAAAAGAAGCCAACTTGGAATTACGATGACCTTAGAAACATGGTGACCTACACGGACTGAGCTAAAAGAAACATGACGGCAAGGCATGGGTGAAGATGGTAGGGGAAAAGAAAAGGTTCGCAACCCTGCCCTGTCTGACACAGCAGTTCCTGAATAGATGTGAGCTTTACAATCATCTCTAAGACAAAAAATAGAACAGGGAGGCACTCTgtcaatttttttacttttttctgcaaagaaattaaatttgtaaaTGAGAGAGCTTAAATAGCAGAACTGATATCGGGTATGATGTTCCGAAAGAACAAAGAATTGAAAAGTCGAAACAGTGTTTAATTAAAGAAGCTTGTTGCCGTTTTTATTGTACCTCATTCAGTagctattttgttttgttttttcaactgGTTTGCTTCTTCatctatttaatacatttttctatttcaatTTGACAAAGACAAGCCCCGTAAATGGCACGTTTTGATGACGCGATTGCTGGCAAGATGTTTAGAAGTTGATGAGTGGAAGGCGTCTCCGGCGTGCCTGCAAGGTAAAACAAGAAATCGTTTACAACCAAGGGAAGTTATgcttattgcattattatttacattattattttcttacagATGACGAGCCGCATGCATTTTTGTTGATTATGACTTGAGAGAATGGACGTTTCACAACATTAAGTATAACTAAAAATGGATATAAAACTatggcattaaaataaaaataaaaacctttaatcCTTGACAAATTGCTGCCATGAAAGAGGAATAAATTACTTTGATATGAGCTGCCTTAAAAATAACATTGCTATGATAGTGTGTTGtgagagggacagacagacagacagatgtccGTTCTAATTCTTTCATGTCCCACCATCCAGTGCACAGTTATTAAATCAATTGATCCTTACAGTCTCCCCTGTCAAAAAGTTAAAGCCAAATTTGCTGTGTAGGCCTGGTGCTGTGAGCTGTTTGTGAAATATTAATAGACATCGCATTTGGTTTGCTGGAATAATTGCTGCTCATTTAGATGAAGCGTTTGATCGGGAGCGTTGAGAGGAAATTGATTGCTGGGAAATAAGCAGCGAGAAGCATGCAGGCGCCTGCCAGAGACGGAGCGCTTCTTAAAGCGATGTTGTCACCAGTTCGGTAATTGAGGTTACCGCTTGACCCCCACCGGGTGTCGTCCAAATAGCGGACTTCCTCGGCGTGGGTTCTGTCGGGCTGCTTAACATGTGACGACGATTAACTTTCGGGTGATGTAATGATCGGGCTGCCATTTCCTCGAACCGCTGTTGGACATATCCAGCCTGTCGGTTTTTGTGGTTAGGAAGTCATGATTCCGCTCAGCGAATTTCAACGGAGGAATTATTTAGCGATTAAAAGGATATTCTGCTCGCTTATGCATGAAAAAGGTATCTTAGAACAGAGTCGGTTGACTTTGAATTGTCCTTTCTACCtgtgaaatattaaaaccaTCTCCAATATTCTGAATAATAACCACCTCAGCTGAAATGTCGTTAAAGAAGTGAGTCAAAGACTAAAAAAGTACTAAGGGGCATGGGGGGAAGTTCATGTCTTCAAATTGAAGAACATAGCGGTTGGACATGCTGTTGGATGAGTAGGGAAGCAGGTGAAAACCTCATCTCCTTACCCAAGCACAACCCAGCCGAGATCCTTCCTCAGATAAGCCAGAGATTAGTAAGTGCAGttgtggacagtaatgaagtaaatgtaaggtttttttgcgtctctactttctgaaAGTGTTTCCATTTCAGGAGATTTTTACTTGAACTTAACTACAATgtgaaatctcttttttttttttcccacttttgaatctacatttagcaaaatcagtcgttccttttttacttatgaggataaaaacgtaactggtgaaacacgcagcgagtcaccaatcagggtcgaacgcatgctctgttttacacgtgttctgattggcgcttggtgcatctactgatcaccaacatacagttcagcatcagtccaacatcaagcagaacatttagagaggaataaatttATTTGGGTTTATGgtcattgtaataaaaatcaatcagtgtttgactctatctttctattaatagatcagtgtgctgagagtcacattcgagtcttttcacgtaaactgagttgattaaagagtcttgtgataaaaatgataatcggaacattatagttataataaatcagtactttggatacttgaaGGAGaaaacgtttgtacttttactcaagtcaaagtttaaagggacacttttactggagtcacattttaccaaacgtatctttattttaattcgactacatggtttgtttacttcgtccaccactgggcAATCGAAGCCAGATTCTGAGGCAAACCGTCACCCTGAAAGCGTCGCAGAATACAATGCCGGGGAGGGCATCAAATGTGAAAACAGCTTTCAGAATTGTATTTGGCGGTGTGGCTAAAAAGAACCTGCTCCTCAAGAACCCGCTGTTCATCCTCAGAACCTGGGGTTCTTACCAAAATGAAAAGTAATACAGACGAAGCAAAATACCGGTGCATCTTacaaaactttccctttcagcAGGATAGCGGCCCCGGAGCGCAATGCGGGAATCGTCTGAAACTAAATGATGACTGTCCCACAGAGGTTCTGCAGCTGTTCCTTACTATTTCGGCTAAATCTCTTTGATCGTGACGGCGTGTTCGTTAGTCGTTGGTTGTACAGAAATGCTGAAAGAATAAACGCAACATGTGTCGAGTAGGAGAATAAATCAATAGGCTGTGATCTTCTGTTTTCCAAATCTTGGCAGTaaaattttgtttctttttaactttAGTCTTTGAGACCTTTGAATCTCTGAAGTTACTGACACTGAGCCCTTGAGATCTGGACTCTGGATCATCGGAAGCCTGAAGTGAACTGTTTTATCATATTAATCTGAAGAATCTGTGCCCTTTCGAccccttctcttttttcttttttttttttgcattaaactTGCATCTGTGGTGAAATACAGCTGAGACCAGACCACTTCAAGATTGTTTGTTCATTAACAGGAAACTAATGGGTTTTTgctgatgttgttgttgttgatgatgtcCTTAACTATTAATTAATAAGATTAAGATAgctaataatacatttttgtcttcctgtcaGTATGAATCCTGTGTGAAACCCTACTGCTAGATGgactttattataaacatttagcTGCAGTGGATCAGGGCAAAACCAATGCCCATCAGTGAACAGCTCATATCTTCAACAACGATGGATCTGTAATAAATCTACGTTTGGTGATAACTACGTCGATGGagtcccttttgagtctggttcttctgaaggtttcttccttgctACTGTTGCCATTGGCTAACAATGGTAACATTTCTATTTGTAATCTATTCAATTATTTCAAGCAGCTTTGGGACATTGGAAATTTCAATGTAactttctatagcacttttaacgttcaatgaaaatatattcatattgtatttataattacagtggaacccggttatatcgatgtcctagggggtcgccaaaaagcatcgaggtaaccgatgatcgagataaacgaaaatcaaaatggcggcagtatattaacgtgcttgaaatttctttatgtacatgatgtgcgttaataaatgagaatgtgcatgcacgtgtttttgaaggggtttttaaacaacagcgttgccgcgatttgtttgatgaaggcatgctataaaaaggtatatacgtttgttaacaacaaaaggcataagtgcacctactaacagcagagatttaccagtatacaatacaaaccaccgtccattctccatacaaacctttattatattctccaacattatgaacacacagatcgctcaaaaaaaaaaacacagcggctgcacagtgccgtctcacatttagtccacatgtggaaaaaaagaaaaataaacagtaactaagtttctgaaaacttatgaccatcaggctgaagtaatccgcacaaacacacaaagcaaagtgtccgaaaaaacttacgtccgcgatgccgagggggagataagccgagagagagagagagagagagagagagagagagagtttgtgaatggaaaaatagggaaattcCGACACGGCGCGAAGCCGAAAAAAAcccccggaagatccaaaactgaacccgaaaccaaaaatgagggacagaaaagtctcaaacgtgaacggccgaagggggcgtggcaggtgctttctcggccgctttctctgaagctcccggcttcaactccttaccgagagccgtgctccttaccctgctcgcccgccggtaaggagttgaagccgagcGCCCCGCTCCCCTTGcagttcatcgcataacatttaacaaaaaaatgcatatgtgcacttactaacagcagagattcaccagtatacaatacaaacacctgtagtatctgtaaggtttgatttttccgccactttcgcgagttcttctgcggctgcacagtgccgatcgacataactgacgttaaaatttctaatttttccccccttgtgctcgagatattagggttccgcgacataaaaaaagtcgacataaccgataaaaaatgctaagaaaaagcgagaatttggcggttccacttcaaaaacgtcgacttaatagggttgtcgagataaccgagctcgagataaccgggttccactgtattttaattcaattaaaaaaaaatctagaaatgcAATAACATATTTTAGaatgaatattttgttttagcAAGGCATTAATATTATCAGGAAAACATTATTAAAGataattgtttaaatgtttcctagacgttttttttttttttttttttggagcgaTTGTGGCAAATGATAGCGAGGAATTTTCCTCTGATTGAATGCTgtcattattaatattcatgacCAAAAAGTCTTATTTAGGATtgctcatttgcataaaaaaagagaaatgtttgCAACAATATGAATATGAGAAATTCTAATTTTGCATGATGAATTTGATGTCTTTTTGTAGCATTTGAGTATCACACCTCTAAAACCTGCGTGCACGGTCAACTTCCTGCCAATCGACCAATCAGAGATGAGGATATGGGCATGGTTATGAAACCAGGAGGTGGGTCCTGTGCAAGGTGGTCTAAGGTAAGGTTGTGTAAGTGCATGTAGTGtgttacatacatatacatacacatcatgcggattgttctccgacgatcatcatgaaCGAGTTGCCGAATGGTTCAGGAATATTATGAGGTTGAGCTCGTCGAAGGTGTTCCTGATTTCTTCTATTCCTGTCTCTATTCCTGTCTGTTATTTCTTCTATTCCTGTCTCTATTCCTGACTTTATTCATGTCTTAATTACAGTCTCTGTTACTGCTTCTATTCATGTCCCTATTCGTGTCTCTATTATTGCTTCTATTCCTGTCTCTTTTACAGTCtctggtattttttttctattcctgTCTCTATTTCTGTCCCTATTCCTGTCTCTGTTACTGCATCTAGTCCTCTCCctgttcctgtctctctctctgtttctattGCAAACTCTCTGAGACTGTGTTTATTCCTTTCCTTATTACAGCCTCTATTCCTAATTATATTCCAGTCTCTATTTCTGTCTCTATGTATCCCTACAGGAATAAAACAGCTTCATAGAGATGGTCAATAGAGACTGTACGAAGTACTATAGCAAAgcttttgtgtatattttgaatgtGATTAACATTGTGAAGAAATGccagtattatttattatgctgAATTAATATTCTGGTCTAAGGTTCCTGAGCACATAAACATCACTCATTCACTTTAATGTTTCTAAACGAGCCTGACAGGAAAGAGAAGCACGGCAGTGGCATATAATAAATGAAGACGCTTTTTTGGGGTCCAGTTGATCAGGGGCCTTGTGCCTCTACCCGCTGTAGATTTTATTCCCTGCCATGTTCTGATCTTCTGAGTCTTTCTCTTATTATTCCTTGTAAGccaaagtcttcttttctttcgcCTCTTTGAGGCTTTTGGTTTGTTTAGATGTCCCAGGCGCTCatcttattcatattttatttacatgctcTCTCCATGTATTCTCGCCTCTTCTACGCTGCTGCTTTTGGGTCCTGTTCTGATCGGGTTCTGTGATATCGAGCCTATTCATTACCTTCTGTTTACTCGTGCTGTTCCATTAGTGACGGTCATGTCAGAGCGAGGTTACAGATGTtaaggcaggtgtgtgtgtgtgtgtgtgtgtgtgtgtgtgtgtgtgtgtgtgtttgtgtgtatgtggctgtatagtgtgtgtgagtgtgtaaatgtaataactCACCTTGGATCTGCtgcgtgtgtggtgtgtatataccCATCGTTGCAAGTCATCACAGTGTATTGGTGAATAGTGCATAGGAGGTGTGTAATTGTAATAATTGACCTGtgatttgctgtgtgtgtgtgtgtgtgtgtgtgtgtgtgtgtgtgtgtgtgtgtgtgtgtgtgtggtaacgGTGAAGGCCTCTCTCAAGCAAATGAAATGTATTGTTATTGTGGAAAACAGTAATTCCATCTAGAAGTGgtagtcaacacacacacaaacacacacacacacacacacacacacacacacacacacacacacacacacacacacacacacacacacacacacacataaacataaacataaacagctTGACCATCCACAGCATCTTCCTTTTTAATCCTCACAGCATCTTTCTCCACAGTCAATTACCTCCAATCTGGTCGAgctttgaatgtgtgtgtgtgtgtgtgtgtgtgtgtgtgtgtgtgtgtgtgtgtgtgtgtgtgtgtgtgtgtgtgctgtgtctcACTTGGTATTCCCTATTACACTACCAAACCTCCACATCCAACCAAACAGACAGGTTCCCGGGAGTTTCATCTTtctttgtctcacacacacacacacacacacacacacacacacacacacacacacacacactatactgaTTTATACTGACAAGTTGACATGCCTCTCTTCTACGTGTGAcagatttttttagttttttgtgaatttcgatcatcttcagctctgcttgCTCCTCACTTCGCTCTATTATGGATGAAGTGTGTTGTATCACGTTTGAAAGTGTAAAGAGCTCTAACGGCAAAAATA from Silurus meridionalis isolate SWU-2019-XX chromosome 24, ASM1480568v1, whole genome shotgun sequence encodes the following:
- the LOC124378499 gene encoding serine/arginine repetitive matrix protein 2-like; amino-acid sequence: MSTSWISRLASPATELNGVDFCGAWSGKWSQIRPAFRRIARIAFHISLLTGETLILTRELWNATGGEFGSCARFLQLLTRELGMITADLHLLSPTSESAVLHQSFQEISALLQALQESSTPPQVLQGISTVLQAIQDGVVPLQDLQELSSLLQNLRDGSARSMASRRSPPRSRTSRRAQLRSRSSRRAQLHTRSSRRAQLRSPKAPLSSRAAPRALFHSRESPRAKGKTNRCPRAPLKATARPTVPQKAKSHLRVPLWVMPRLRAPLQAKSGHRAPLRATSHSRAPPTVTSRSRAPPTVMSRSRAPPTVTSRTQASPTARSCSRAPPSSIHSRSPGWSPRQFGFSWWKGLRSEPSWGRSIRSWFPW
- the LOC124378525 gene encoding snaclec coagulation factor IX/factor X-binding protein subunit B-like, producing the protein MDEMKKLNITLKKEPAMLAWIGLKNESVGEWKWSLADQTFYRGEDTYRNWSSGEPNNAGGNEHCVVMSRCIGSWLDEKCDEKFCFVCYDDKLILMNKSLTWKEALRYCRNHHHDLVSVDSEEMQLWVKEVARNASTEHVWLGLRHTCALGFWYWVTGEMICYQDWAPGNGTGTEDCSNEERTGAVQSGGTKQQWVSLPQSNTLNFICSTYEG